In Xiphophorus maculatus strain JP 163 A chromosome 18, X_maculatus-5.0-male, whole genome shotgun sequence, a single genomic region encodes these proteins:
- the LOC102228521 gene encoding claudin-8-like, with translation MTQGFSEITAICTGLIGLIGASATTGSPMWKVTVSSGENKTDMERRWGLWMNCYSQANVRMQCKVYDSLLHLSPDLQAGRGLMCCSVALPGLGLLFALAGMKCIPWFQNIKWVKNTILMVAGGIQFMACICIFIPVSWTGHVILRDLYNPPLTDTQKREMGGAPYIGWVAGTFLFALALLFTCKCFPSDNKPTMTSYHPVSTLKTYPCLEINGLAVPSIERLCGVEVVVVVGVFGSVKSAKGTCS, from the exons ATGACTCAAGGTTTTTCTGAGATCACTGCAATCTGCACCGGCCTGATTGGACTGATTGGTGCGTCTGCTACGACTGGCTCGCCAATGTGGAAGGTCACAGTTTCCAgtggagaaaacaaaactgacatgGAGAGACGCTGGGGATTGTGGATGAACTGCTACAGTCAGGCAAACGTCAGGATGCAGTGTAAGGTGTACGACTCCTTGTTGCATTTGTCTCCTGATCTGCAAGCTGGAAGAGGCCTAATGTGCTGTTCAGTAGCCTTGCCAGGGTTAGGGCTATTGTTCGCTCTAGCAGGAATGAAATGCATTCCTTGGTTTCAGAATATCAAATGGGTTAAAAATACGATCCTAATGGTTGCTGGAGGAATACAGTTCATGGCCTGCATCTGCATTTTTATACCTGTGTCATGGACTGGTCATGTCATCTTAAGGGATTTGTACAATCCACCACTGACAGATAcccaaaaaagagaaatgggaGGAGCCCCCTACATCGGTTGGGTTGCTGGAACTTTCCTCTTTGCCTTAGCCTTGCTTTTTACCTGCAAATGTTTCCCCTCAGACAACAAACCAACTATGACAAGCTATCACCCCGTCTCAACCCTCAA GACGTATCCATGTTTGGAGATCAACGGCTTGGCTGTGCCCTCAATCGAGCGACTGTGTGGGGTGGAGGTGGTGGTAGTGGTGGGGGTATTCGGCAGTGTCAAATCAGCCAAAGGCACATGCAGTTAG